In a genomic window of Curtobacterium sp. MCBD17_035:
- a CDS encoding phosphoglycerate kinase, producing MALRTLEDLGDLAGKRVVVRCDLNVPLADGTITDDGRVRASLGTLNRLIGVGARVIVISHLGRPDGERKAEFSLAPVAQRLSELLGKPVAFCDETVGDAATAAAGALEDGDVLVLENLRFNSEETAKDAGVRGDFADRIAAMGEAFVSDGFGVVHRKQASVYELAGALPSAAGLLIEQELGVLERLTSEPERPYTVVLGGSKVSDKLGVIAHLLPRVDTLCIGGGMLFTFLAAQGHGVGSSLLERDQLDTVRGYLDEAAQRGVTIDLPTDVVVASGFAADAEHEVVAADAIESARFGPDGIGLDIGPETAARFADAVRGSRTVFWNGPMGVFEFPAFAAGTKTVAQALTEVEGLGVVGGGDSAAAVRSLGFDDDQFGHISTGGGASLEFLEGKSLPGLEALGWSA from the coding sequence ATGGCACTCCGTACCCTCGAGGACCTCGGCGACCTGGCGGGCAAGCGCGTCGTCGTCCGGTGTGACCTGAACGTCCCGCTGGCCGACGGCACCATCACGGACGACGGCCGCGTGCGCGCGTCGCTCGGCACCCTGAATCGACTCATCGGAGTCGGCGCACGGGTCATCGTGATCTCGCACCTCGGGCGGCCCGACGGCGAACGCAAGGCCGAGTTCAGCCTCGCACCCGTCGCGCAGCGGCTCTCCGAACTGCTCGGCAAGCCGGTCGCCTTCTGCGACGAGACCGTCGGTGACGCCGCCACCGCAGCCGCCGGGGCCCTCGAGGACGGCGACGTCCTGGTACTGGAGAACCTCCGGTTCAACAGCGAGGAGACCGCGAAGGACGCCGGCGTGCGCGGCGACTTCGCGGACCGCATCGCCGCCATGGGCGAGGCGTTCGTCTCCGACGGATTCGGCGTCGTGCACCGCAAGCAAGCGAGCGTCTACGAGTTGGCGGGAGCGTTGCCGAGCGCGGCCGGACTCCTGATCGAACAGGAGCTCGGTGTCCTCGAACGCCTGACCAGCGAACCGGAGCGCCCCTACACCGTGGTGCTCGGCGGCTCGAAGGTCAGTGACAAGCTCGGCGTGATCGCGCACCTGCTCCCGCGAGTGGACACCCTGTGCATCGGGGGCGGCATGCTGTTCACGTTCCTCGCGGCGCAGGGCCACGGTGTCGGGTCGTCGCTCCTCGAACGCGACCAGCTCGACACCGTGCGGGGCTACCTCGACGAGGCAGCGCAGCGCGGCGTCACCATCGACCTGCCCACCGACGTCGTGGTGGCGTCCGGATTCGCGGCCGACGCCGAGCACGAGGTCGTCGCGGCGGACGCGATCGAGTCCGCCCGCTTCGGCCCGGACGGCATCGGTCTCGACATCGGGCCGGAGACCGCGGCGCGGTTCGCGGACGCGGTGCGCGGCTCGCGGACGGTGTTCTGGAACGGCCCGATGGGTGTGTTCGAGTTCCCGGCGTTCGCCGCTGGGACCAAGACGGTCGCCCAGGCGCTCACCGAGGTCGAGGGCCTCGGGGTCGTCGGTGGCGGTGACTCCGCGGCCGCGGTCCGCTCACTCGGCTTCGACGACGACCAGTTCGGTCACATCTCGACCGGTGGCGGGGCGAGCCTCGAGTTCCTCGAGGGGAAGAGCCTGCCCGGCCTCGAAGCCCTCGGGTGGAGCGCATGA
- the rapZ gene encoding RNase adapter RapZ yields MTDLSSPSHDVLIVTGMSGAGRSTVGKALEDLGWYVVDNLPTQMLGPLTDLAERAGESLPKIATVVDVRGGRFFTDPEGAVRRLRDSTTARVRVLFLEATDAVLVRRFEQVRRPHPLQGEDTLLDGIGRERSRLLGLREASDVVIDTSDLNIHQLAARVAEQFAEDRFVGVQVTLMSFGFKYGLPADADMVADVRFLPNPYWVPELREHTGLDADVADYVLGQDGARPFIDRYAAAVEPVLAGYQRENKRHATIAIGCTGGKHRSVAIVAELASLIRGMPNVAVRVKNRDLGRE; encoded by the coding sequence ATGACCGACCTCAGTAGTCCCTCGCACGACGTGCTCATCGTGACCGGCATGTCCGGCGCGGGGCGGTCCACCGTCGGGAAGGCGCTGGAGGACCTCGGCTGGTACGTCGTCGACAACCTGCCGACGCAGATGCTCGGTCCGTTGACCGACCTGGCCGAGCGGGCGGGGGAGTCGCTGCCGAAGATCGCGACCGTCGTGGACGTCCGCGGTGGGAGGTTCTTCACCGACCCCGAGGGGGCCGTCCGACGACTCCGGGACAGCACCACCGCACGGGTCCGGGTGCTCTTCCTCGAGGCGACCGACGCCGTCCTCGTCCGGCGGTTCGAGCAGGTGCGGCGGCCCCACCCCTTGCAGGGCGAGGACACGCTCCTCGACGGCATCGGTCGAGAGCGGTCGCGTCTGCTCGGACTCCGTGAAGCCTCGGACGTCGTGATCGACACGTCGGACCTCAACATCCACCAGCTCGCCGCCCGGGTCGCGGAGCAGTTCGCCGAGGACCGGTTCGTGGGCGTGCAGGTGACCCTGATGAGTTTCGGGTTCAAGTACGGACTGCCCGCCGATGCGGACATGGTGGCGGACGTCCGCTTCCTCCCGAACCCCTACTGGGTGCCGGAACTCCGCGAGCACACGGGCCTCGACGCCGACGTCGCGGACTACGTCCTGGGCCAGGACGGAGCACGTCCGTTCATCGACCGCTACGCGGCGGCGGTCGAGCCGGTGCTGGCCGGGTACCAGCGAGAGAACAAGAGACACGCTACGATCGCCATTGGCTGCACGGGCGGCAAGCACCGGTCCGTCGCCATCGTCGCCGAGCTGGCGAGTCTCATCCGCGGGATGCCGAACGTGGCCGTGCGCGTCAAGAACCGCGACCTCGGTAGGGAGTGA
- the tpiA gene encoding triose-phosphate isomerase has translation MTRSPLIAGNWKMNLDHLQAIATVQKLAWTLKDARHDHDDVEVAVFPPFTDLRSVQTLVSADKLRIRFGGQDLSRHSSGAHTGEVSGAFLAALDATYVIVGHSERRTEHGETDEIVAEKTAAALRHGLVPVVCVGETAEDRESHGAGKVPVEQLEVVLRAVPAAEIVVAYEPVWAIGSGQAATPEQAQDDCAALRRAIATAWGDDIAASTRVLYGGSVKSGNIAGFMREPDIDGALVGGASLDVAEFAAICRFRQHVGL, from the coding sequence ATGACCCGCTCGCCGCTCATCGCGGGCAACTGGAAGATGAACCTGGACCACCTCCAGGCCATCGCCACGGTGCAGAAGCTCGCCTGGACGCTCAAGGACGCCCGACACGACCACGACGACGTCGAGGTCGCGGTGTTCCCGCCGTTCACGGACCTGCGGAGCGTGCAGACGCTCGTCTCGGCGGACAAGCTGCGCATCCGCTTCGGCGGACAGGACCTTTCACGGCACTCGTCCGGCGCGCACACGGGCGAGGTCAGCGGGGCGTTCCTCGCCGCCCTCGACGCGACGTACGTGATCGTGGGGCATTCGGAGCGGCGGACCGAACACGGGGAGACCGACGAGATCGTCGCGGAGAAGACGGCCGCGGCGCTCCGGCACGGCCTGGTTCCGGTCGTGTGCGTGGGTGAGACCGCCGAGGACCGGGAGTCCCACGGTGCCGGCAAGGTACCGGTCGAGCAGCTCGAGGTGGTGCTCCGCGCCGTGCCCGCCGCCGAGATCGTGGTGGCGTACGAGCCCGTGTGGGCCATCGGGTCCGGTCAGGCCGCGACGCCCGAGCAGGCGCAGGACGACTGCGCCGCGCTCCGTCGTGCGATCGCGACCGCATGGGGCGACGACATCGCCGCGAGCACTCGGGTGCTCTACGGCGGTTCCGTGAAGTCCGGCAACATCGCGGGGTTCATGCGGGAGCCCGACATCGACGGCGCCCTCGTCGGCGGCGCGAGCCTCGACGTCGCCGAGTTCGCGGCCATCTGCCGCTTCCGGCAGCACGTCGGCCTCTGA
- the uvrC gene encoding excinuclease ABC subunit UvrC has translation MADTVPWRPRASEIPTDPGVYRWRDADGRVLYVGKAKNLRARLSNYFAPLPTLHERTRRMVLTAASVEWTVVGSEIEALQLEYTWIKEFDPPFNVKFRDDKSYPYMAITLGDEAPRVMVTRNRKIRGAKYFGPYPKIWAVHDTIDLMIKVFPIRTCSDSSYKRAMQTGRPCFPGQIGKCGGPCSGRVSIEEHRAIVEEFVRFMGSYDRRVISERRARMAAAADAMHYEEAARYRDQVEALEAVLEKSAVVLRDSVDLDLFGVAEDELAAAVQQFTVRGGRIRGVRGWVVDKELDISTGELVEQIVQSVYAGAEEPPREVVVPALPEDADALETWLSEQRGGRAVRLSTAQRGDRAGLAKTATVNAAQALRLYKTKRSADYTTRSAALADIQDALGMTDAPLRMECYDISHLQGTNIVASMVVFEDGLPRKDQYRRYTIAESRDDTDSMYQVLSRRLARLDEDADLPTVADPTSDEVVEQGARTKRFAYRPQLLIVDGGQPQVEAAARAMADAGVTDIALCGIAKRLEEIWLPGDDFPVILPRNSEALFLIQRIRDEAHRFAITHQRTRRKRDVRSRLAEIPGLGPTRVNGLLKHFGSVARLRDATPEEIAEVPGIGPATAAAVRRQLDASAPTSAPEPGSAPEAPEPGSAPEAPDLPALHSVSR, from the coding sequence GTGGCGGACACCGTCCCGTGGCGACCGAGAGCGAGCGAGATCCCGACCGACCCGGGCGTGTACCGGTGGCGTGACGCCGACGGGCGCGTGTTGTACGTCGGCAAGGCGAAGAACCTCCGTGCTCGCCTCAGCAACTACTTCGCACCGCTGCCGACCCTGCACGAGCGGACCCGGCGGATGGTCCTCACGGCGGCGAGCGTCGAGTGGACCGTGGTGGGGAGCGAGATCGAGGCCCTCCAGCTCGAGTACACGTGGATCAAGGAGTTCGATCCGCCCTTCAACGTCAAGTTCCGGGACGACAAGTCGTACCCGTACATGGCGATCACCCTCGGGGACGAAGCCCCTCGGGTCATGGTCACGCGGAACCGGAAGATCCGGGGCGCCAAGTACTTCGGGCCGTACCCGAAGATCTGGGCGGTGCACGACACGATCGACCTGATGATCAAGGTGTTCCCGATCCGCACCTGTTCGGACTCGAGCTACAAGCGCGCGATGCAGACCGGGCGGCCCTGTTTCCCGGGGCAGATCGGCAAGTGCGGCGGTCCGTGCTCCGGTCGGGTGTCGATCGAGGAGCACCGGGCGATCGTCGAGGAGTTCGTCCGCTTCATGGGCAGCTACGACCGGCGGGTCATCAGCGAACGTCGTGCACGGATGGCAGCCGCCGCCGACGCCATGCACTACGAGGAAGCGGCCCGCTACCGCGACCAGGTCGAGGCGCTCGAGGCGGTGCTCGAGAAGAGCGCGGTCGTGCTCCGCGACTCGGTCGACCTCGACCTGTTCGGTGTCGCCGAGGACGAACTCGCGGCCGCGGTCCAGCAGTTCACGGTGCGGGGTGGCCGGATCCGAGGCGTGCGGGGCTGGGTGGTCGACAAGGAGCTCGACATCAGCACCGGCGAGCTCGTCGAGCAGATCGTGCAGAGCGTGTACGCGGGAGCCGAGGAGCCGCCGCGCGAGGTCGTCGTCCCGGCGCTGCCCGAGGACGCCGACGCCCTCGAGACCTGGCTGTCCGAACAGCGTGGTGGCCGCGCGGTACGACTCAGCACAGCCCAGCGTGGTGACCGTGCCGGCCTGGCGAAGACCGCGACGGTCAACGCGGCCCAGGCCCTGAGGCTGTACAAGACCAAGCGGTCGGCCGACTACACGACCCGCTCCGCCGCGCTCGCCGACATCCAGGACGCCCTCGGGATGACCGACGCGCCGCTGCGGATGGAGTGCTACGACATCTCCCACCTGCAGGGCACGAACATCGTCGCGTCGATGGTCGTCTTCGAGGACGGCCTGCCACGGAAGGACCAGTACCGGCGCTACACGATCGCCGAGTCCCGTGACGACACGGACAGCATGTACCAGGTGCTGTCACGACGCCTCGCGCGGCTCGACGAGGACGCCGACCTCCCGACCGTGGCGGACCCGACCAGCGACGAGGTCGTCGAGCAGGGCGCACGCACCAAGCGGTTCGCGTACCGACCGCAGCTGCTCATCGTCGACGGCGGTCAGCCGCAGGTCGAGGCCGCTGCCCGGGCGATGGCCGACGCCGGCGTCACGGACATCGCGCTGTGCGGGATCGCCAAGCGCCTGGAGGAAATCTGGTTACCGGGCGATGACTTCCCGGTGATCCTGCCGCGGAACTCCGAGGCGTTGTTCCTGATCCAGCGGATCCGTGACGAGGCGCACCGGTTCGCGATCACCCACCAGCGGACACGGCGCAAGCGCGATGTCCGGAGTCGGCTCGCCGAGATCCCCGGCCTCGGTCCGACGCGCGTCAACGGTCTCCTCAAGCACTTCGGGTCCGTGGCTCGGCTGCGCGATGCGACACCGGAGGAGATCGCCGAGGTCCCCGGCATCGGTCCGGCGACGGCCGCTGCCGTCCGGAGACAGCTCGACGCGTCGGCACCGACGTCAGCGCCCGAACCCGGGTCAGCGCCCGAAGCGCCCGAACCCGGGTCAGCGCCCGAAGCGCCGGATCTGCCCGCGCTCCATTCGGTGAGCCGCTAG
- the whiA gene encoding DNA-binding protein WhiA yields the protein MPLTAEVKDELARVAVNRNTVRAAELATVLRFAGGLHVISGRIAVEVELDTRIIVHRVRKDLAELYGVRSEASVGSSASARRGTRYLVRVLEAGETLARQTGLMDARRRPVRGLPNRLTTGNRDDLAAIWRGAFLATGTLTDPGRAAALEVTCPGNEAAMALVGAASRLGVAAKGREVRGVHRVVIRDGEAIGQMLTVMGAARCSAEWEELRQRREVRATANRLVNFDDANLRRSAQAAVAACARVERALEILGDDVPDHLKYAGALRLTHRDASLDELGQHAEPPMTKDAIAGRIRRLLAMADKKALDLGVPGTEANLPDDLDEA from the coding sequence TTGCCGTTGACTGCCGAGGTCAAGGACGAACTGGCCCGCGTGGCCGTGAACCGCAACACGGTCCGCGCCGCGGAACTCGCGACGGTGCTGCGGTTCGCGGGTGGCCTGCACGTCATCTCGGGCAGGATCGCGGTCGAGGTCGAACTCGACACCCGGATCATCGTGCACCGCGTGCGGAAGGACCTCGCTGAGTTGTACGGCGTGCGGAGCGAGGCGAGCGTCGGCTCGTCCGCATCCGCGCGGCGCGGGACCCGCTACCTGGTCCGCGTGCTCGAGGCGGGCGAGACCCTGGCGCGCCAGACCGGTCTCATGGACGCCCGTCGTCGCCCGGTTCGGGGCCTCCCGAACCGACTGACGACCGGCAACCGTGACGACCTCGCCGCCATCTGGCGTGGCGCCTTCCTCGCCACCGGCACGCTGACCGACCCGGGGCGCGCTGCCGCGCTCGAGGTCACCTGCCCCGGGAACGAGGCTGCGATGGCGCTCGTCGGAGCGGCGTCCCGCCTCGGTGTCGCCGCGAAGGGCCGGGAGGTCCGGGGCGTCCACCGCGTCGTGATCCGTGACGGTGAGGCGATCGGCCAGATGCTCACCGTCATGGGCGCAGCGCGGTGCAGCGCGGAGTGGGAGGAGCTCCGTCAGCGTCGCGAGGTCCGCGCGACCGCGAACCGGCTCGTGAACTTCGACGACGCGAACCTCCGTCGCTCGGCGCAGGCGGCGGTCGCCGCGTGCGCCCGGGTCGAGCGAGCGCTCGAGATCCTGGGCGACGACGTCCCGGACCACCTGAAGTACGCAGGGGCACTGCGGCTCACCCACCGCGATGCGAGCCTCGACGAGCTCGGGCAGCACGCTGAGCCTCCCATGACGAAGGACGCCATCGCCGGACGCATCCGGCGCCTGCTCGCGATGGCCGACAAGAAGGCGCTCGACCTGGGTGTCCCGGGCACCGAGGCGAACCTGCCGGACGACCTCGACGAGGCCTGA
- the gap gene encoding type I glyceraldehyde-3-phosphate dehydrogenase, whose product MTVKIGINGFGRIGRNFFRAALAKGSELEVVAVNDLTDNKALAQLLKYDSITGKLPAEVGLEGDSIVVDGKPIKVLAERDPAKLPWGELGVDIVIESTGFFTKAEDARKHIEAGAKKVIISAPATGDDVTIVLGVNEGTYDPASHHIISNASCTTNSLAPLAKVFNDAFGIERGLMTTVHAYTADQNLQDGPHKDLRRARAAALNIVPTSTGAAKAIGLVLPELAGKLDGFALRVPVPTGSITDLTLETSSDVTIDDINAAYKAAAEGPLKGILEYSDEPLVSSDITTNPHSSIYDSGLTKVMGNLVKITSWYDNEWGYSNRLVDLTEYVGERL is encoded by the coding sequence TTGACCGTCAAGATCGGCATCAACGGCTTCGGCCGGATCGGCCGCAACTTCTTCCGGGCCGCCCTGGCCAAGGGCAGCGAGCTCGAGGTCGTCGCGGTGAACGACCTCACCGACAACAAGGCGCTCGCTCAGCTCCTGAAGTACGACTCGATCACGGGCAAGCTCCCGGCTGAGGTCGGGCTCGAGGGCGACAGCATCGTCGTCGACGGCAAGCCGATCAAGGTCCTGGCCGAGCGCGACCCCGCCAAGCTGCCGTGGGGCGAGCTCGGTGTCGACATCGTCATCGAGTCGACCGGGTTCTTCACGAAGGCCGAGGACGCGCGGAAGCACATCGAGGCGGGCGCCAAGAAGGTCATCATCTCGGCGCCGGCCACGGGCGACGACGTCACGATCGTGCTCGGCGTGAACGAGGGCACCTACGACCCGGCGTCGCACCACATCATCTCGAACGCGTCCTGCACGACGAACAGCCTCGCGCCGCTCGCCAAGGTGTTCAACGACGCGTTCGGCATCGAGCGCGGTCTCATGACGACGGTGCACGCCTACACCGCGGACCAGAACCTCCAGGACGGCCCGCACAAGGACCTCCGCCGCGCCCGCGCCGCCGCGCTCAACATCGTGCCGACCTCGACCGGCGCCGCCAAGGCCATCGGTCTCGTGCTCCCGGAGCTCGCGGGCAAGCTGGACGGATTCGCGCTCCGCGTGCCGGTGCCGACCGGGTCGATCACCGACCTCACGCTCGAGACCTCCTCCGACGTGACGATCGACGACATCAACGCGGCGTACAAGGCCGCCGCGGAGGGGCCGCTCAAGGGCATCCTCGAGTACAGCGACGAGCCGCTCGTGTCGAGCGACATCACGACGAACCCGCACTCGTCGATCTACGACTCGGGCCTGACGAAGGTCATGGGCAACCTGGTCAAGATCACCTCGTGGTACGACAACGAGTGGGGCTACTCAAACCGCCTGGTCGACCTGACGGAGTACGTCGGGGAGCGCCTGTAA
- the uvrA gene encoding excinuclease ABC subunit UvrA — MTITSDRGTPSSDLAAFGQPGEPHVPGASISGTSTSTLSVRGARVHNLRDVDLEIPRDSLVVFTGLSGSGKSSLAFDTIFAEGQRRYVESLSAYARQFLGQVDRPDVDFIEGLSPAVSIDQKSTNRNPRSTVGTITEVYDYMRLLWARIGVPHCPVCGEVISKQSVQQIADQLMTLETGTRFQVLAPIVSKKKGEFVDLFQELAASGYARAIVDGERVQLSTPPTLKKQVKHDIAVIVDRLVASDDVLGRLTDSLETALRLTGGTVSIDLVDHEGPGAVRTYSENLSCPNNHPLALTEIEPRTFSFNAPFGACPECSGLGTRMSVDPDLVLGDPEASLADGVVLPWTGTGGLYSYFEKLLQGLGKELGFRLDTPWNQLDPTVQAAILTGKDFEVSVSWRNRFGREMRYTSGFEGVMPYIERKYGEAETDAQRQRFQGYLREVPCPVCDGTRLKPEVLAVTVADRSIADVCDLSLEDSHAFMESLALTPREAHIAAAVLREIRARLEFLLEVGLSYLTLSRGAGSLSGGEAQRIRLATQIGSGLTGVLYVLDEPSIGLHQRDNRRLIDTLVKLRDLGNTLIVVEHDEDTIRTADWIVDVGPGAGVNGGRIVHSGPYQELLDNRGSTTGDYLAGRRAIELPAERRRVDRKRVITVQGARANNLKDVEVQFPLGVFTAVTGVSGSGKSTLVNDILYKVLANQLNGARHIPGKHTRVKGLDQLDKVVHVDQAPIGRTPRSNPATYTGVFDRIRNLFAETQEAKTRGYGPGRFSFNVKGGRCENCAGDGTIKIEMNFLPDVYVTCEVCGGARYNRETLQVHYKGKNISEVLEMPISEAAEFFEPISAIHRYMKTLVDVGLGYVRLGQSATTLSGGEAQRVKLATELQRRSNGRTVYVLDEPTTGLHFEDVRKLLLVLQGLVDKGNTVITIEHNLDVIKSADWIVDMGPEGGSGGGTVLATGTPEHVADVPESHTGVFLREIFDAQDARVGAQRAVDRRSADHVAGRSRVAAEVR, encoded by the coding sequence CGAGGGGCAGCGTCGGTACGTCGAGTCGCTGTCGGCGTACGCGCGCCAGTTCCTCGGGCAGGTGGATCGTCCCGACGTGGATTTCATCGAGGGACTCAGCCCCGCCGTGTCGATCGACCAGAAGTCGACGAACCGCAACCCACGCTCGACGGTCGGGACGATCACCGAGGTGTACGACTACATGCGGCTGCTGTGGGCGCGCATCGGCGTTCCGCACTGCCCGGTGTGTGGCGAGGTGATCAGCAAGCAGTCGGTGCAGCAGATCGCCGACCAATTGATGACGCTCGAAACCGGTACGCGGTTCCAGGTGCTGGCACCCATCGTGTCGAAGAAGAAGGGCGAGTTCGTCGATCTCTTCCAGGAACTCGCGGCCTCCGGGTACGCGCGGGCCATCGTCGACGGCGAGCGCGTGCAACTGAGCACACCGCCCACGTTGAAGAAGCAGGTCAAGCACGACATCGCGGTCATCGTCGACCGCCTCGTCGCGTCGGACGACGTCCTCGGGCGCCTGACCGACTCCCTCGAGACCGCACTCCGGCTCACCGGCGGCACCGTCTCGATCGACCTCGTCGACCACGAGGGCCCCGGTGCGGTTCGGACCTACTCCGAGAACCTCTCGTGCCCGAACAACCACCCGCTCGCGCTCACCGAGATCGAGCCCCGGACGTTCTCGTTCAACGCGCCGTTCGGAGCATGCCCCGAGTGCTCCGGCCTCGGTACACGGATGTCGGTCGATCCGGACCTCGTGCTCGGCGACCCCGAGGCGAGCCTCGCCGACGGCGTCGTCCTGCCGTGGACGGGGACGGGCGGCCTCTACAGCTACTTCGAGAAGCTCCTGCAGGGACTCGGCAAGGAGCTCGGGTTCCGGCTCGACACCCCGTGGAACCAGCTCGACCCCACCGTCCAGGCAGCCATCCTGACGGGCAAGGACTTCGAGGTGTCGGTGTCCTGGCGCAACCGGTTCGGCCGTGAGATGCGTTACACCAGTGGTTTCGAGGGCGTGATGCCCTACATCGAGCGCAAGTACGGCGAGGCCGAGACCGACGCGCAGCGCCAGCGGTTCCAGGGGTACCTCCGCGAGGTCCCGTGTCCCGTCTGCGACGGCACGCGCCTCAAGCCCGAGGTGCTCGCCGTGACGGTCGCGGACCGGAGCATCGCCGACGTCTGCGACCTCAGCCTGGAGGACTCCCACGCCTTCATGGAGTCGCTCGCCCTCACCCCTCGGGAGGCCCACATCGCGGCCGCCGTGCTGCGCGAGATCCGCGCGCGCCTCGAGTTCCTGCTCGAGGTGGGGCTGTCGTACCTGACCCTGTCTCGTGGTGCAGGGTCGCTCTCCGGCGGGGAGGCCCAGCGGATCCGCTTGGCGACGCAGATCGGCTCGGGCCTGACCGGCGTGCTGTACGTGCTCGACGAGCCGAGCATCGGCCTGCACCAGCGGGACAACCGGCGTCTCATCGACACCCTGGTCAAGCTGCGCGACCTCGGGAACACGCTGATCGTCGTGGAGCACGACGAGGACACGATCCGGACGGCCGACTGGATCGTCGACGTCGGCCCGGGTGCGGGCGTGAACGGCGGTCGGATCGTGCACTCGGGGCCCTACCAGGAGCTGCTCGACAACCGCGGTTCGACGACCGGGGACTACCTCGCGGGGCGTCGTGCCATCGAGCTCCCTGCAGAGCGTCGTCGCGTCGACCGGAAGCGCGTCATCACCGTCCAGGGGGCACGGGCGAACAACCTGAAGGACGTCGAGGTGCAGTTCCCCCTCGGGGTGTTCACGGCCGTCACCGGGGTCAGTGGTTCCGGCAAGTCGACGCTCGTCAACGACATCCTCTACAAGGTGCTCGCCAACCAGCTCAATGGTGCTCGACACATCCCGGGCAAGCACACCCGCGTGAAGGGCCTCGACCAGCTCGACAAGGTCGTGCACGTCGACCAGGCGCCCATCGGCCGGACCCCGCGGTCGAACCCCGCGACGTACACCGGTGTGTTCGACCGGATCCGGAACCTGTTCGCCGAGACGCAAGAGGCCAAGACCCGCGGCTACGGGCCCGGTCGCTTCAGCTTCAACGTCAAGGGCGGGCGCTGCGAGAACTGCGCGGGCGACGGCACGATCAAGATCGAGATGAACTTCCTGCCGGACGTCTACGTGACGTGCGAGGTCTGTGGCGGTGCGCGCTACAACCGCGAGACCCTGCAGGTCCACTACAAGGGCAAGAACATCTCCGAGGTGCTCGAGATGCCGATCAGCGAGGCGGCCGAGTTCTTCGAGCCGATCTCGGCGATCCACCGCTACATGAAGACCCTCGTCGACGTCGGACTCGGGTACGTGCGTCTCGGTCAGAGTGCCACGACGCTCTCCGGTGGTGAGGCCCAGCGCGTCAAGCTCGCGACCGAACTGCAGCGTCGCTCGAACGGGCGGACCGTGTACGTGCTCGACGAGCCGACGACCGGACTCCACTTCGAGGACGTCCGCAAGCTCCTGCTCGTGCTGCAGGGGCTCGTCGACAAGGGCAACACGGTCATCACGATCGAGCACAACCTCGACGTCATCAAGTCGGCGGACTGGATCGTCGACATGGGCCCCGAGGGCGGGTCGGGTGGTGGCACGGTGCTCGCCACGGGGACGCCGGAACACGTCGCGGACGTGCCGGAGAGTCACACGGGCGTGTTCCTCCGCGAGATCTTCGATGCCCAGGACGCCCGAGTGGGCGCGCAGCGTGCGGTCGACCGTCGGTCGGCGGACCACGTGGCCGGACGCAGTCGGGTCGCGGCGGAGGTCCGGTAG